The Oxalobacteraceae bacterium OTU3CINTB1 genome includes a window with the following:
- the ureG gene encoding urease accessory protein UreG, which yields MNTSNPLRVGIGGPVGSGKTALCEMLCKGMRDQFDMAVITNDIYTKEDMEILLRADALPAERLMGVETGGCPHTAIREDASINLEAIARMQADFPNLDLILVESGGDNLAATFSPELSDLTIYVIDVAGGEKIPRKGGPGITRSDLLIINKTDLAPHVGADLDVMARDAKQQRGARPFIFTNLRSGDGVTAVIDFIREQGLLGQTPHAA from the coding sequence ATGAATACTTCCAATCCTTTACGCGTGGGCATCGGTGGCCCTGTCGGCTCGGGCAAAACCGCCTTGTGCGAAATGCTTTGCAAAGGCATGCGCGACCAGTTCGACATGGCCGTCATCACCAACGACATCTATACCAAGGAGGACATGGAGATCCTGCTGCGTGCGGACGCGCTGCCGGCCGAGCGGCTGATGGGCGTGGAGACCGGCGGCTGTCCGCACACGGCCATCCGAGAGGATGCCTCGATCAATCTGGAGGCGATCGCCCGCATGCAGGCGGATTTTCCGAACCTGGACCTGATACTGGTCGAATCGGGCGGCGACAACCTGGCCGCCACCTTCAGCCCGGAGCTGTCGGATTTGACGATTTACGTGATCGACGTTGCCGGCGGCGAGAAGATTCCACGCAAGGGTGGTCCCGGCATCACCCGCTCCGATCTGCTGATCATCAACAAGACCGATCTGGCGCCGCACGTGGGCGCGGACCTGGATGTGATGGCGCGGGACGCCAAGCAGCAGCGCGGCGCGCGTCCGTTCATTTTCACCAATCTGCGCAGCGGCGACGGCGTAACAGCCGTCATCGATTTCATCCGCGAACAGGGATTGTTGGGACAGACCCCACACGCCGCGTAA
- a CDS encoding urease accessory protein UreF: protein MQASALLNLLQFASPALPIGAYSYSQGLEAALENGMVTNAEQARAWILRHLHEVVAQWEAPVGWRLMQAWSRRDWAAVAEWSERFIASRDSAEFRAETIQMGYSLTKLVAELGIVDAEMLAHLQGEPEVALPTAFACAVAALEIPHDAALLAMLFAWAENQVLVCVKSVPLGQVAGQRMLLSLRDDIEAAARYAQTVSDDDMCNWAPGLSLLSMRHEVQYSRLYRS from the coding sequence ATGCAGGCATCCGCATTATTGAATCTGCTGCAATTCGCCAGTCCGGCCCTACCGATCGGCGCGTACAGCTATTCGCAAGGGCTGGAGGCGGCGCTTGAAAACGGCATGGTCACCAACGCCGAGCAGGCGCGCGCCTGGATACTGCGTCACCTGCACGAGGTGGTGGCGCAGTGGGAAGCGCCGGTCGGCTGGCGGCTGATGCAAGCCTGGTCGCGCCGCGACTGGGCGGCGGTCGCCGAGTGGAGCGAGCGTTTTATCGCTTCGCGCGACAGCGCCGAATTCCGCGCCGAGACCATCCAGATGGGGTATTCGCTGACCAAGCTGGTCGCCGAACTGGGTATCGTCGACGCCGAGATGCTGGCGCACCTGCAAGGCGAGCCGGAAGTGGCGTTGCCGACCGCCTTCGCCTGCGCCGTGGCGGCGCTGGAGATCCCCCACGACGCCGCGCTGCTGGCGATGCTGTTCGCGTGGGCCGAGAACCAGGTGTTGGTGTGCGTCAAATCCGTGCCGCTGGGGCAGGTGGCCGGCCAGCGCATGTTGCTCTCGCTGCGAGACGATATCGAGGCGGCGGCGCGTTACGCGCAAACCGTTTCCGACGACGATATGTGCAATTGGGCGCCGGGATTGTCGCTGCTGTCGATGCGGCACGAGGTGCAGTACAGCCGTCTTTATAGATCATAA
- the ureE gene encoding urease accessory protein UreE, whose amino-acid sequence MLTLHTKLSAADHAAANIAAQLVLPYELREKCRLRATLDTGEDVAVFTVRGTVLRDGDLLTGEDKRVVKVVAAPEPTYKVTCADAHTLLRCAFHLGNRHTQAQVGDGFLRIRADAVLKEMLAGLGAKVEEEQAAFEPESGAYGGGHAHHDDGGHHPLAPIPLRQKIHRPSDPK is encoded by the coding sequence ATGCTGACCCTCCATACCAAACTTTCAGCGGCCGACCACGCGGCCGCCAACATCGCCGCGCAGCTGGTGCTGCCCTACGAATTGCGCGAGAAATGCCGCCTGCGCGCCACGCTGGACACCGGCGAGGATGTCGCCGTCTTCACCGTGCGCGGCACGGTGCTGCGCGACGGCGACCTGCTGACCGGCGAGGACAAGCGCGTCGTCAAGGTGGTGGCCGCGCCGGAGCCGACCTACAAGGTCACCTGCGCCGACGCCCACACCTTGCTGCGCTGCGCCTTCCATCTCGGTAACCGCCACACGCAGGCGCAGGTTGGCGATGGTTTCCTGCGTATTCGCGCCGACGCGGTGTTGAAGGAGATGCTGGCCGGCCTGGGCGCCAAGGTGGAGGAGGAGCAGGCCGCCTTCGAGCCGGAATCGGGCGCCTACGGCGGCGGTCACGCGCATCACGACGACGGCGGCCATCATCCGCTGGCGCCGATCCCGCTGCGCCAGAAGATCCACCGTCCCAGCGATCCGAAGTGA
- the ureC gene encoding urease subunit alpha, with protein sequence MATISRRAYSEMFGPTKGDRVRLADTELFIEIEHDYAIYGEEVKFGGGKVIRDGMGQSQRVRSDPLVMDTVITNAIIIDHWGIVKADIGIKDGMIAAIGKAGNPDIQPGVTMIIAGATEIIAGEGKIVTAGGVDTHIHFICPQQIEEALMSGVTTMIGGGTGPSAGTSATTCTPGPWHLHSMLGAADAFPMNLGFLGKGNVSLPEPLEEQVRAGAIGLKLHEDWGSTPAAIDNCLSVADKMDIQVAIHSDTLNEGGYLADTIAAFKDRTIHTFHTEGAGGGHAPDIIAAVGEGNVLPSSTNPTRPFTVNTLDEHLDMLMVCHHLDAAIAEDVAFAESRIRRETIAAEDILHDIGAISMMSSDSQAMGRVGEVIMRTWQTAHKMKVQRGPLAPDSSRNDNFRVKRYVAKYTINPAITHGIAHAVGSVEVGKIADLVLWKPAFFGVKPSTILKGGMIAAAQMGDPNASIPTPQPVHYRMMFGAFGGGLKKSFTFVSQAAFDDGIGDKLKLNKTLIVAKDMRALRKHHMIHNGATPKMEVDPETYEVRADGELLVCEAASELPMAQRYFLF encoded by the coding sequence ATGGCTACAATCTCGCGCCGCGCCTACTCGGAAATGTTCGGTCCCACCAAAGGGGACCGCGTCCGTCTGGCAGACACCGAACTGTTTATCGAAATCGAGCACGATTACGCCATCTACGGCGAAGAAGTCAAATTTGGCGGCGGCAAAGTGATCCGCGACGGCATGGGCCAGTCGCAGCGCGTGCGTTCCGACCCGTTGGTGATGGACACGGTCATCACCAACGCGATCATCATCGACCACTGGGGCATCGTCAAGGCCGATATCGGCATCAAGGACGGCATGATCGCCGCCATCGGCAAGGCTGGCAACCCGGACATCCAGCCCGGCGTGACGATGATCATCGCCGGCGCCACCGAGATCATCGCCGGCGAAGGCAAGATCGTCACCGCCGGCGGCGTCGACACCCACATCCACTTTATCTGCCCGCAGCAGATCGAGGAAGCCTTGATGAGCGGCGTGACGACGATGATCGGCGGCGGCACCGGGCCGTCGGCCGGCACCTCCGCCACCACCTGCACGCCGGGGCCGTGGCACCTGCATTCGATGCTGGGGGCGGCCGACGCCTTTCCAATGAACCTGGGCTTCCTCGGCAAGGGCAACGTCAGCCTGCCGGAGCCGCTGGAGGAGCAGGTGCGGGCCGGCGCCATCGGCCTCAAACTGCACGAGGACTGGGGCAGCACGCCAGCCGCCATCGACAACTGCCTGAGCGTGGCCGACAAGATGGATATCCAGGTGGCGATCCACAGCGACACGCTCAACGAGGGCGGTTATCTGGCGGATACGATCGCCGCGTTCAAGGACCGCACCATCCACACCTTCCACACGGAAGGAGCGGGCGGCGGCCACGCGCCGGACATCATCGCCGCCGTCGGCGAGGGCAATGTGCTGCCGTCGTCGACCAATCCAACCCGCCCGTTCACCGTTAACACGCTCGACGAACATTTGGACATGCTGATGGTCTGCCACCACCTGGACGCGGCGATCGCCGAGGACGTGGCCTTCGCCGAGTCGCGCATCCGCCGCGAAACCATCGCCGCCGAGGACATCCTGCACGACATCGGCGCCATCTCGATGATGTCGTCCGACTCGCAGGCCATGGGCCGCGTCGGTGAAGTCATCATGCGCACCTGGCAGACGGCGCACAAGATGAAGGTGCAGCGCGGACCGCTGGCGCCGGATTCCTCGCGCAACGATAACTTCCGCGTCAAGCGCTACGTCGCCAAGTACACCATCAACCCGGCCATCACGCACGGCATCGCGCACGCAGTGGGCTCGGTGGAAGTCGGCAAGATCGCCGACCTGGTGCTGTGGAAGCCGGCCTTCTTCGGCGTCAAGCCGTCGACGATACTCAAGGGCGGCATGATCGCCGCCGCGCAGATGGGCGACCCGAACGCGTCGATTCCGACGCCACAACCGGTGCACTACCGGATGATGTTCGGCGCCTTCGGCGGCGGGTTGAAAAAGTCGTTCACCTTCGTCTCGCAGGCGGCGTTCGACGACGGCATCGGCGACAAGCTTAAACTGAATAAAACCCTCATCGTCGCCAAGGACATGCGCGCGCTGCGCAAACACCACATGATCCATAACGGCGCCACGCCGAAGATGGAAGTCGATCCCGAAACCTACGAAGTGCGCGCCGACGGCGAGCTGCTGGTCTGCGAAGCGGCCTCCGAGCTGCCGATGGCGCAGCGTTACTTCCTGTTCTAG
- a CDS encoding urease subunit beta, whose protein sequence is MIPGEYLLTEGEIGLNEGRETESVVVTNQGDRPVQVGSHFHFFEVNTELKFERWKAYGRRLNIAAGTAVRFEPGQQRTVELVKLGGDQKVYGFNGKVMGKLDTNPPKS, encoded by the coding sequence ATGATACCCGGTGAATATCTGCTCACGGAGGGCGAGATCGGCCTCAATGAGGGCCGCGAAACCGAGAGCGTGGTGGTGACCAACCAGGGCGACCGTCCGGTGCAGGTCGGCTCGCACTTCCACTTCTTCGAGGTGAACACGGAGCTCAAGTTTGAGCGCTGGAAGGCTTACGGACGGCGCCTGAACATCGCCGCCGGCACCGCCGTGCGCTTCGAGCCGGGACAACAGCGCACCGTCGAACTGGTGAAGCTGGGCGGGGACCAGAAGGTCTACGGCTTCAATGGAAAAGTGATGGGCAAGCTGGATACCAATCCACCGAAAAGCTAA
- a CDS encoding urease subunit gamma produces MDLTPREKDKLLIFTAGIVAERRLARGLKLNYPEAIALITCAIMEGARDGKSVAQLMADGTRILTRDQVMEGIPEMIPDIQVEATFPDGSKLVTVHNPIP; encoded by the coding sequence ATGGATCTGACACCAAGAGAAAAAGACAAGCTGCTGATTTTCACCGCCGGCATCGTGGCCGAGCGCCGTCTCGCGCGCGGCCTGAAACTGAATTATCCGGAGGCGATCGCGTTGATCACCTGCGCCATCATGGAGGGCGCGCGCGACGGCAAGTCGGTGGCCCAGCTGATGGCCGACGGCACCCGGATACTGACGCGCGACCAGGTCATGGAAGGGATACCGGAGATGATCCCGGACATCCAGGTGGAAGCCACTTTCCCCGACGGCAGCAAGCTGGTTACCGTGCACAACCCGATACCCTGA
- a CDS encoding urease accessory protein UreD has translation MPDCTAPSDLAASAAHAAWQANLTLGFADDGGTTRLFNNIHYGPLRVQKALYPEDAKVCHAIVVHPPGGVVGGDQLAIDIGVGDRAHAFITTPGAAKWYKANGKVSRQTVHLHLNEGAALEWLPQETIFFDTANVVLEQHVELAAGATFIGCEILCMGRRGSGEVFNTGTVTQRSSIRRDGKLIWWEQGAMVGGRLGSPLALNGHTVCATLIAAGKPLPAAVLAELLSNIRADIAADGDHAFGITHTKGVLVARHLGDDSETARRLMLTAWRRVRPHLLEREAVTPRIWQT, from the coding sequence CACGCTCGGATTCGCGGACGACGGCGGTACCACCCGGCTATTCAACAACATCCACTATGGGCCTCTGCGCGTGCAGAAGGCGCTGTACCCCGAAGACGCCAAGGTCTGCCACGCCATCGTGGTCCACCCGCCGGGCGGCGTGGTTGGCGGCGACCAGCTCGCGATCGATATCGGCGTCGGCGACCGCGCCCACGCCTTCATCACCACGCCTGGCGCCGCCAAGTGGTACAAGGCCAATGGCAAGGTCTCCCGCCAGACCGTCCACCTGCACCTGAACGAGGGCGCCGCGCTCGAATGGCTGCCACAGGAAACCATCTTTTTTGATACCGCTAACGTGGTGCTGGAACAGCACGTGGAGTTGGCCGCCGGCGCCACCTTCATCGGCTGCGAAATCCTGTGCATGGGCCGTCGCGGTTCCGGCGAGGTATTCAACACCGGTACCGTCACGCAGCGCAGCAGCATCCGCCGTGACGGGAAATTGATCTGGTGGGAGCAGGGCGCGATGGTCGGCGGTCGTCTCGGCAGTCCGCTGGCGCTGAATGGTCACACCGTCTGCGCGACCTTGATCGCCGCCGGAAAACCGCTGCCGGCCGCCGTGCTGGCCGAGCTGTTGTCCAACATCCGCGCCGACATCGCCGCCGACGGCGACCACGCCTTCGGCATCACCCATACCAAGGGCGTGCTGGTGGCGCGCCATCTGGGCGACGACAGCGAAACCGCGCGCCGCCTCATGCTCACCGCGTGGCGCCGGGTGCGCCCGCATCTGCTGGAACGCGAGGCCGTCACGCCGCGCATCTGGCAAACCTGA